TGGTATAAGTTCAAGAAATCATATGATTGTAAAATCATGTAGCTGAATTCCGTAAATGAGATGCCTGATTCGATACGAGATTGAACAGAATCCTTTGCCATCATGTAGTTAATACCAAAGTTTTTACCGATATCTCGTAGGAATGTAATAACATCTAACGTGCCAATCCAGTCATAGTTATTCGCAATAACCGCTGCATTTTCACCTTCTTCAAAATCTAAGAAGCGTGAAAGCTGACCTTTAATACGCTCACTAAACATAGCAACCGTTTCTTTTTCATTTAACGTACGCTCTGCTTTTTTACCGCTTGGATCTCCAATAAGACCCGTACCTCCACCAACTAATGCAATCGGTTGGTGTCCAGCTTGTTGAAAGCGACGCAAAATTAAAACAGGAAGCATGTGGCCGATGTGAAGGCTGTCGGCTGTTGGATCGAATCCACAGTACAAACGAACAGACTCTTTACTCAAAAGTTCATTTAAACCTTTTTCATCCGTTTGTTGATTAATGAGCCCTCGAAACTCAAGATCTTGTAAAATATCCATGTTATATTCTCTCCTTTATCTAATTGCTCGTTACAATTTGTTGAACAACATAAAAAACGCCCCTTCTTAAAAAAGAAGGGACGAAAATATCGCGGTACCACCCTATTTGGAAATAAATTATTTCCCACTTAAATGATGTAACGGTCTACCCGTCTTTTGCTACTGTAAGTTCACAAAAGATGCTCAAGGACGTATTTCATATTTGTCTATGTACTGATTTTCAGCAACCATCAGCTCTCTTAAACAGGGAGACAAGTATTACTTCTTCCTATCACTGCAGTTTATTTTATTTAAAAGTTTACACCCCACAATTATGAATGATTTCATTTTAAAATTCAAGTCCAAAAAAAAGTTCAAACAGCTGGCTGTTTGAACTTTATAAAAATCACTTATTTTCCCTACAAAGATTGAAACGTTTACTCCTTAGTCTTCCATCGTCGACAAATCGCCCGTTGGCAAATCTAATTCCCACGCTTTTAAAACGCGACGCATAATTTTACCGCTTCGTGTTTTAGGTAGCTTATCTTTAAACTCGATTTCACGTGGAGCTGCATGAGCAGCTAACCCTTTTTTCACAAATTGACGAATATCTTCAATCAGTTCATCTGAAGATTCATACCCATCTCTAAGTGCGATAAACGCTTTAATAATTTCCCCACGCACAGGATCAGGCTTACCAATGACACCCGCTTCTGCTACAGCAGGGTGTTCAACAAGCTTACTTTCTACTTCAAATGGACCAACTCGTTCTCCTGCGGTCATAATAACGTCATCAATTCGGCCTTGGAACCAAAAATAACCGTCTTCATCCATATACGCGGAATCACCTGATACGTACCAGTCGCCTGGCATAAAGTATGACTCATACTTTTCCTTGTTGTTCCAAATTGCATGCATCATAGATGGCCAGCCTTTTTTAATTGCTAAGTTACCCATTCGATAAGGTGGAAGCTCTTGTCCTTGATCGTCAACGATTGCTGCTTGTACACCCGGAATAGGTTTTCCCATAGATCCTGGTTTAATTTTCATAGACGGGTAATTACAAATCGTCTGACCTCCAGTTTCAGTCATCCACCACGTGTCATGAATACGTTTTTGGAAAACCTTCATTCCCCAGCGTACCACTTCAGGATTTAATGGTTCTCCCACGCTTAATACATGTCTGAGGCTGCTTAAATCATAGCGTTTAACTAAGTCATCGCCAGCACCCATTAGCATACGAAATGCTGTAGGCGCACTGTACCAAACCGTTACGCCAAAATCTTCAAGTGCTTGATACCATGCATCTGGACTAAAGCGTCCTCCTACAATCACATTTGTTGCTCCAGCAAGCCAAGGACCAAAAATTCCGTAGGAAGTTCCCGTTACCCAACCCGGATCTGCTGTACACCAATACACATCGTCATCTTTTAAGTCGAGCACCCACTTAGCAGTTTGATAATGCTGAAGCATTGCATTATGAACGTGAAGCACCCCTTTTGGTTTTCCAGTTGAACCTGATGTATAATGAAGCAGCATACCATCTGTTCTATCTACCCACTCAATCTCCACCTCTTTATTCGCCGCTTCTAATCGCTTCAGAAAATCTAGTTGAATGCCTTCTTCTGCTACATTTTCCCCTACAAGGAGAATGTGTTTTAAAGCTGGCAAATCCTTCACCGGAACGCGGCTCAGCAGTTCAGGCGTTGTAATTAACACTTTTGCATCACTGTCTTGCAAACGATCTTTTACTGCACCTTCCATGAATGCTTCAAACAAAGGACCAACAATAGCGCCAAGCTTCACCGCGCCTAACAATGCAAAATAAAGTTCCGGAGAGCGAGGCATAAAGATAAACACACGATCTCCCTTCTCTACGTCTGCTTGTTTTAGCACGTTTGCGGCTTTGTTTGACCATTCTTTCATTTCTTTGAATGTATATTTTTCATTGCGCTGCGCATCTCGATAATAAAGCGCAACTTTATTTTTACGCGTAGAGTTTGCGTGCTTATCAATTGCTTCATAAGCTGCATTTAATTTACCTGTTTCATGCCATGAAAATTCCTTCTCCACTTGTGACCAGTCAAAGGTTTGATACGTTTTATCGTAGTCCTGTAAGTTGTATACCCCTTCAATTACAGGAAGCGCTTCCACCTTCATCACAAACTCCCCCTTATGTATAAAATTTACAAACCTATTATATAACAAAAATAGACTTTTCACAATTTTATAAAAATTATTTGTCGGAATTGGGATAATAGTCTCCCTTGTTATATGACAACCTTTGTTATATAAGTGTCGAATTAACAAGAATCTCTTTTAATTTCCTATTCTATGTTTTTGAAAAAACTCCTTTTCTTTTATTTAATTTTTTGAAAACGCTTTAATGTAGAGTTTTTTTTGTATTATAATACAGATAAGACTGCTTGAAGGTGGTGATTCATGTGAAACATTCCCAAACATACAATATGAAAGAACTAAAAACAGCGGTTGGAGCAATTGTTATTGAAGGACCTGTCTCCTCACAAACCTTGCAACAACTTGATTTTCATGAGCAACTAACGGCCTTTCGTCCACCTGAACAGCAAAAAGAAGCATTGATCGAGATTGCCAACTTGCCTGAAGGTAGAATCATTATTGCTCGTCATCATCATACAATCATTGGTTATGTCACCTTTTTATATCCCGATCCTCTAGAACGATGGTCGGAAGGAAATATGGAGAATTTAATCGAATTAGGAGCTATAGAGGTAGCTGCCCCGTTTCGCAGCTACGCTGTTGGAAAAAACTTGCTTATCGTATCTATGATGGATGATGCAATGGAAGATTATATTGTCATTACGACAGAATACTACTGGCATTGGGATTTAAAAGGAACAGGGCTAAATGTGTGGGATTACCGCAAAATTATGGAGAAAATGATGAATAAAGGCGGACTGACGTGGTTTGCCACAGATGATCCGGAGATTAGCTCCCACCCTGCTAATTGTTTGATGGTCAGAATCGGGAGCAGAGTCCCTCAAGAAAGCATACAAGAATTTGATAGCCTGCGCTTTCGAAATCGCTTTATGTATTGAGCTGACCTTTAAGAAAAGGAGCTGTGTCTGATGATTGTTGAAGAGATGATGAAAACCGATCTCGTTACCTTAACCCCCGACCATACGATTGCTGAAGCTATGAAACTTTTAGATACACATAAGATTAGACATATTCCTATCGTTAATGACCTTCATCACGTAGTTGGCATCATTTCTGATCGAGACGTAAGAGATGCAAGTCCATCTATTTTAGATAATACTTATACATCTGCTCTTCTATCCGAACCCGTGCGGATGATTATGAAAACAGAAGTCATTACAGCTCACCCTCTTGATTTTGTTGAAGAAATTGCAAGCATTTTTTATGAACACCAAATCGGTTGTATTCCCGTCACAAAAAACAAGCGGTTAGTAGGAGTTGTTACCGAAAGAGATCTACTACATACGTTTATTCAGCTTACCGGCACTAATAAGCCAGGTTCACAAATTGAAATAAAAGTAGAAAATAAGGCTGGCGTGCTCGCTGAAGTTACATCCCTCTTTGGTTCAAAGAGAACAAACATCTTAAGCGTACTTGTCTACCCTGATGTAGATGAACGATATAAAATCCTTGTGCTTCGCATTCAAGCTATTAATCCATTGATTAGTATAAATACATTAAAAGAAAACGGCTATGAGGTGCTATGGCCTAAATTACCGGAGATGACGTAATGACTAGTAATGCTGTATTTATTTATTCAGATGATATTCTTTCGTACAAATTCAGCAATAATCATCCGTTTAACCAGCTTCGTGTTCAACTAACATATGAACTGTTACGGGAATTTGGCGCTTTAGGCAATCAAGATATTGTATTACCGCGGATGGCATCTGATGAAGAACTTCAGCTTGTCCATGATACTAGCTATATTCAAGCGGTAAAATTAGCAGGAAGCGGCGAGCTTTCTGTTGAAAAAGCAGCAGATTTTGGTCTTGGAACAGAAGATACACCTATGTTTCCCAACATGCATGAAGCCAGTGCGTTTTTAGTTGGGGGTACACTTACGGCTGTAGATTATGTGATGACTGGAAAAGCTAAGCATGCTCTAAATTTAGGAGGAGGATTGCACCACGGCTTTCGAGGAAAAGCTTCCGGCTTCTGTATTTATAACGATAGCGCGGTAGCCATCAAATATATGCAGCAAAAGTACAACGCGCGCGTCCTCTATGTCGATACAGATGCTCACCATGGTGACGGCGTGCAATGGACATTTTATGACGATCCTTCCGTTTGTACTCTTTCCATTCATGAAACGGGACGCTACTTGTTTCCAGGCACGGGAAACGTTAACGAACGCGGGCACAGTGAAGGCTATGGTTATTCATTTAATGTGCCTGTTGATGCTTATACGGAAGATGAGTCTTGGCTCGACGTTTATAAGACCTCTTTAAAAGAAGTAGCTGCTTTTTTTAAACCAGATGTTATCTTGACACAAAATGGAGCCGATTCTCATTATTACGATCCGCTCACTCATTTATGCGGCACCACGAAAATATACCGTGAGATTCCTAAAATTGCTCATGAAATTGCCCATGAATACTGTCAGGGAAGATGGATTGCGGTTGGCGGAGGAGGTTATGATATTTGGCGGGTTGTTCCTCGGGCTTGGTCATTCATTTGGCTTGAAATGATTGAACGAAAGGCAGAAGGCATGCTTCCTCTATCATGGCTTGAAAAATGGACAAAAGTATCGCCTCACCCCATTTGCACGCAGTGGGATGATGAACCTAATATCTATCAGCCAATTCCAAGAAAACCAGAAATAACAGAAAAAAACGCTCAAACTCTTGAGCGCGCTCTTTATCCTATTCGTTCTCATACATCTCATTCTTAAAAAAAGGCTATACAAACGTATGGCCTTTTTCACTGTGCTTCGGGATCTGAAATAATAATTTCGACGCGTCTATTTTTTTGTAAATTGTCATTAGACGTGTTCGGAACAAGCGGCTTTGTATCTCCGTATCCAAGTGCTTCAAAGCGGTTAGCAGAAAGAGAAAAGTGGTTCGTTAAATAACGTATGACGCCGCTGGCACGCGCTGCCGATAGTTCCCAATTAGATGGATAACGATAGGTGTGAATAGGTCGATTATCGGTATGACCTTCTACTTTAATATCATTTGGAATAGTACTGAATAACCTTCCTAATTCATCCAGGAAAGGGGTACCTTTCTTCAAAATGTCTGCCTGTCCTGTTTCAAACAGCACCTGTTCTTGTAAAATAAGCACAACTCCGCGTTCATCTCGCTTAGCAGTAATAACATTCTGAAGCTTATTTTCCTTCAGGTAATTTTGCACTTTCGCTAAAATGTTATCCAGCTTTTGAGACTGCTGGCTCTTTTCTACAGAAGCTAATGAGCCACCGCTTGTAAGCGAATTGACAACGGTCTGAAACTTTTGATTATCAACGCTAGACATTGAAAATAGTAAAATAAAAAAAACTAATATTAACGTCACCAAATCAGCAAATGTTACCATCCATTTTGGCGACTGTGCCGAATACCTTTTTCTTCTACGCTTCACGAACGTGTTCTCTCTTTTCTTCCAGCTTTCGTTTTTCAACAGGGGCAAATACTTTTAGCTTTGCTTGCACAAAGCGAGAATTTTGCCCCGCCTGCAAGCCGATGACACCTTCAATAATCACTTCTTTAACAAAAAGCTCATGCTCCGTTTTACCAGCTAATTTAGCTGCGATTGGCTGAAAAAACAAGTTTGAAAGCAGCGCCCCGTAGAAAGTCGTTAAAAGAGCAATTGCCATGTTAGGCCCAAGCGATGAAGGGGTATTAAGGCTTTTAAGCATTAGCACTAGCCCAACGAGCGTCCCAATCATTCCCCAAGCGGGGGCATAATCGCCTGCTTTTTCAAACATACTTCGACCTCTCGTATGTCTTTCTTCTACTGCAGCTATTTCAGCTTCAAGCAGCTCTCGAATCATTTCTGGTTCTACTCCATCAATGGCTAGCAAAATACCTTTTTTCACAAATGAATCATCGATTTGTTCAAGCTCTGCTTCTAACGATAGAAGCCCTTCTCGACGCGCTTTTTCCGATAAATGTACAAATGTTCCTACAATTTCTTCTACGTTTATTTCTTTCGATTGAAACGCTTGTTTCCCTACTCTTCCCATATTTTTTAATTGTTTTAACGGAAAGCTCACGCACAGCGTACCAAAAACGCCTCCCAGTACAATTAAAATCGATGGCACATCAATAAAAGCTAAAAAACCGCTCATTCCTCCACTTGAAATAACCCCAAACACAACCATAGAGATACCAATTAGTATCCCTATAGGTGTGAGCATATCAATTTTTTTCATATTCTATCTCCCCGTGTCTGAACTTTGGATTCGTTCTTATTCATTCACAGGTATTATTATTTTGTTGATTGTCTGAACTCGATGCGGTGAGGAAGCTGTACAATGCTGCTGTCTACCGTTTCTTTGTTCATGTATTTCGTTAAGAGACGCATCGCTACTGCACCAATATCATACATTGGCTGTACAACAGATGTTAACTGAGGACGAACCATTGTTGAAAGTCTTGTGTTATCAAAACCGATAACTTCTAGATCGTTTGGTACATTCAACCTGCGATCTTGTGCCCCGTGAATAACGCCTAATGCCATTTCATCCGTTCCAACGAAAATAGCAGTTGGCTTTTCATCTTCTTCTAATAGTTTTTCAACTGCTTCAATACCTGAATCGTACGTGTAGTCTCCTTCTACAATATAAGAATCGCGTACAGGCAATCCGCTTTCAGTAAGAGCACGCTTGTACCCTTTTACTTTTTTCGCATGATTGATCGGTTCTTCTAGCGTACCTGAAACGAATGCAATATTTTTATGACCGCTGTCAATTAGTGATTGCACTGCATCAAAAGCTGCTTGTTCATAATCAATAGTTACAGATGGGATTTGGTTAGTTGATTCGATTGATGCTGCAAGTACAACTGGAACCGGTGATTTTTTTAACTCTTCTACGTGTTCTTCCGTTACATTCCCACTCATGAAGATGATTCCGTCTACTTGTTTACCAAGCATGTTATTTAAAAGATGAAGTTCTTTATCTTGATTTTGGTCGGAGTTACTTAAGATGATATTATACTTGTACATTGTTGCAATATCTTCGATTCCACGCGCTAACTCTGCATAGAAAATATTTGAAATATCAGGAATGATAACTCCTACTGTCGTTGTTTTTTTACTGGCTAATCCACGCGCTACTGCGTTCGGACGATAGCCTAGTCTTTCAATTGTTTCTAATACTTTTTTTCTAGTTGATGGTTTTACATTTGGATTTCCGTTTACCACACGAGAAACCGTTGCCATCGACACGCTTGCTTCCCTTGCTACATCATAAATTGTTACGTTCACAACAAACACTCCTTATCGAAAAACATTTCGTTTATTTTATCCTTATTTCATTTCTTGTATTTACGTATATAAATCCATCTTCCTTTATAGAATGGCTATTTCTAGCTCCTTCACTCTTACATACAGCTTAGATACCCTGTATGCATCTAAATCATTCCTGTTATGCCCTTATTATTACGTGTGCAAAGACAATTTTACCAGTTTATATGTAACAATGTAAAAGACGGTGTATAGTAAGTAAATAAAAAAAGTGAATCGCGAATTTATATCATATGCACTCACAGAATGATAGCGAATATCTGTAACTACTATACGATACTATGTGCTTCACCGCAACGTATTTACCGCCTTTTTCCGACAAGTTTCACGAGAATTTCATAAATTCTTGTTTTTTGGATTTGCACTTATTCTTTCCTATTTTGACAAAAGTTATCGACTGTTTTCAAAATACGTGATAATTTCGCTTATCTTTATTATAACGAAAGGCAAACAAGCTTGAAACCATTAAGTGCCTCAAACTTGTCATAAAAGTATACGAATTTTTCTTTTTTACGTTTTTTTATAAATTTAAGTTACATATAGGTTTTAGCTGCTTCATAAATTCTGTAAATTGCGGAATATCCATTTGCTGAGCTGAGTCAGAAAGTGCTACCGCCGGATCTGGATGAACTTCTGCCATAATTCCATCCGCACCAATGGCAAGAGCCGCTTTAGCCGTTGGAACAAGCAAATCTCGTCTTCCTGTTGAATGCGTGACGTCGACTAAAACAGGTAAATGAGTTTCTTGTTTTAAAATGGGAACGGCTGAAATATCCAGCGTATTTCGCGTTGCTCGCTCATACGTACGAATTCCTCGTTCACACAAAATCAGCTGATCATTTCCTTTTGATACAATGTATTCAGCAGCATTAATAAACTCATCAATCGTAGCGGCTAAGCCCCGCTTTAATAAGACAGGCTTCTTCACCGCACCCGCTTCTTTTAACAGCTCAAAATTTTGCATATTACGAGCACCAATTTGAATCACATCTACGTATTCTACAGCTGTTTCAATATCAGCGGGGTCGACAATTTCACTAATAACGGCTAAATCATATTCGTCAGCTACTCTTTTTAAAATTTGTAGTCCTTCTAAGCCGAGGCCTTGAAAATCATAAGGAGATGTTCTTGGCTTGTAGGCTCCGCCTCTAAGCATCCGCACACCCTGCTGCTTTACGGCTTTTGCTACGGCTGCTACTTGCTCATAGCTTTCAACGGAACAAGGTCCTGCTACAAAACGCTGAAGTCCGTCACCAATTGTTTCTCCTTTTACCGTAACGATTGTATTTTCCGGCTTCTTTTTACGGGATACAAGAAGTGCTTTACGATGATCATCTTCTTGAAGCTCTAAATGAGCTTTGAAAATCTCTTTGAAAATATGTTGAAGCGTAGATGTTTGAAACGGTCCTTCATTCTTGCTTAAAATCGCATCAAGCATTGCTCGTTCACGAACAGGGTCAAACCGTTTGGTTGACTGCATTCCTTTTAATTTTCCTATTTCTTGAACAAGCTCGCCTCGCTCATTAATAAGCTTTAACAGTTTCATATTTACTTCGTCAATTTGAGATCGCAAATGCTGAAGATCTGAATTCGTCATGTACGTCCACCCTTTCACTGATTTTAAAAAATCCGTTTAGCAGGGTTACTACATAAGATGATAGGTGATGGAGGATATATGTAAGGGGCTTCTCTGCTTTTATGTGCTAAACTACATCTATTGTACGAAAAAGTGGATGAAACCGCAATCAGCTTACAAAAAAACCGAACGATTAATCGTTCGGATCTTCCTTCACCTAAACTGCTTTTGTACCAGCCTCTTTCAATTAATGAGCTACATTTTTCGCTAATTCTTCTTCGTTAATGTTCCAGTGAGAAGCGTGCCACTTCACTTTTCCATCTTCAAACAGAAGCGCTTGAGGTGATTCATGCTTCACTTCATACGTTTCAGCAATATAGTTGGATACGTCTCGTGAATCTTGCACATGAAGATAATAAGAAGGAATGTCTTCATGACTAGAAGCAAACGCTGAAAATGCCTCATGACCAGCTGCACTAATTGGACACGTCGTGCTGTGCTTTAAAAATAAAAAGCGATGGTTTTCCTTAATAACTTGTTCGAACTCTTCAACTGTTGAAATCTTTTTCATTTTTTTCACCCTTTCTGTACTTACTCTTAAGTTTACATGGTTTGACCGTTTCCATACAAAAAGAGTGCTCAGCTTTATGTATAATGCTAATGAATTTATTTATAAGGTGAAGTTATTTTCAGCATAGAAAGAAAAGAACTTGTTAAATTAAAATCCCTCTGATGAAACTAACATTTACTTGCCGTTCAACCTAAATTACATACAAAAAAAGCGTTCACCCTATAGGGTAAACGCTTTTGATTCTTTATTATGGTCGTGGCACTGTGCTTTCCACTTCATCTAATGCTTTTTGAGCTTCTGTTAGCTTCTGTTGAACGTCTTCGTTGCTTTGAGACTCCACTTCATCAGCAAGCACTTCTAAGCTCGTTGGAGGTAATGCTTCGTGTTCAGGATCTACTTTACGGAAGTTTTTCACTTTGTCCACTACTTGTGAAGATTGCTCAGATAATGTTTGTGATAAACCAGCCGTTTTTTCTTTAGCCGTTTGAGCAAACCCTTGTCCTTTTTCAACAGCGCTGTTTTTCGCTTGCTCTGTTTTTAAACGAACGTAAGCTGCCTGCTCATTTAAATCCGAACGGAACTCTTTACCTGATTTTGGAGCAAGTAATAATGCCGTTGCAGCTCCTACAACTCCTCCAATCACTGTTCCTACTAAAAAGCCTTTATTTGAAGTGTTGTTTGGTTTATTTGGTTTGTTTGACATATGCG
The genomic region above belongs to Priestia megaterium and contains:
- the acsA gene encoding acetate--CoA ligase → MKVEALPVIEGVYNLQDYDKTYQTFDWSQVEKEFSWHETGKLNAAYEAIDKHANSTRKNKVALYYRDAQRNEKYTFKEMKEWSNKAANVLKQADVEKGDRVFIFMPRSPELYFALLGAVKLGAIVGPLFEAFMEGAVKDRLQDSDAKVLITTPELLSRVPVKDLPALKHILLVGENVAEEGIQLDFLKRLEAANKEVEIEWVDRTDGMLLHYTSGSTGKPKGVLHVHNAMLQHYQTAKWVLDLKDDDVYWCTADPGWVTGTSYGIFGPWLAGATNVIVGGRFSPDAWYQALEDFGVTVWYSAPTAFRMLMGAGDDLVKRYDLSSLRHVLSVGEPLNPEVVRWGMKVFQKRIHDTWWMTETGGQTICNYPSMKIKPGSMGKPIPGVQAAIVDDQGQELPPYRMGNLAIKKGWPSMMHAIWNNKEKYESYFMPGDWYVSGDSAYMDEDGYFWFQGRIDDVIMTAGERVGPFEVESKLVEHPAVAEAGVIGKPDPVRGEIIKAFIALRDGYESSDELIEDIRQFVKKGLAAHAAPREIEFKDKLPKTRSGKIMRRVLKAWELDLPTGDLSTMED
- a CDS encoding acetoin utilization AcuB family protein encodes the protein MIVEEMMKTDLVTLTPDHTIAEAMKLLDTHKIRHIPIVNDLHHVVGIISDRDVRDASPSILDNTYTSALLSEPVRMIMKTEVITAHPLDFVEEIASIFYEHQIGCIPVTKNKRLVGVVTERDLLHTFIQLTGTNKPGSQIEIKVENKAGVLAEVTSLFGSKRTNILSVLVYPDVDERYKILVLRIQAINPLISINTLKENGYEVLWPKLPEMT
- a CDS encoding acetoin utilization protein AcuC; translation: MTSNAVFIYSDDILSYKFSNNHPFNQLRVQLTYELLREFGALGNQDIVLPRMASDEELQLVHDTSYIQAVKLAGSGELSVEKAADFGLGTEDTPMFPNMHEASAFLVGGTLTAVDYVMTGKAKHALNLGGGLHHGFRGKASGFCIYNDSAVAIKYMQQKYNARVLYVDTDAHHGDGVQWTFYDDPSVCTLSIHETGRYLFPGTGNVNERGHSEGYGYSFNVPVDAYTEDESWLDVYKTSLKEVAAFFKPDVILTQNGADSHYYDPLTHLCGTTKIYREIPKIAHEIAHEYCQGRWIAVGGGGYDIWRVVPRAWSFIWLEMIERKAEGMLPLSWLEKWTKVSPHPICTQWDDEPNIYQPIPRKPEITEKNAQTLERALYPIRSHTSHS
- the motS gene encoding flagellar motor protein MotS, which produces MKRRRKRYSAQSPKWMVTFADLVTLILVFFILLFSMSSVDNQKFQTVVNSLTSGGSLASVEKSQQSQKLDNILAKVQNYLKENKLQNVITAKRDERGVVLILQEQVLFETGQADILKKGTPFLDELGRLFSTIPNDIKVEGHTDNRPIHTYRYPSNWELSAARASGVIRYLTNHFSLSANRFEALGYGDTKPLVPNTSNDNLQKNRRVEIIISDPEAQ
- the motP gene encoding flagellar motor protein MotP, which produces MKKIDMLTPIGILIGISMVVFGVISSGGMSGFLAFIDVPSILIVLGGVFGTLCVSFPLKQLKNMGRVGKQAFQSKEINVEEIVGTFVHLSEKARREGLLSLEAELEQIDDSFVKKGILLAIDGVEPEMIRELLEAEIAAVEERHTRGRSMFEKAGDYAPAWGMIGTLVGLVLMLKSLNTPSSLGPNMAIALLTTFYGALLSNLFFQPIAAKLAGKTEHELFVKEVIIEGVIGLQAGQNSRFVQAKLKVFAPVEKRKLEEKREHVREA
- the ccpA gene encoding catabolite control protein A, coding for MNVTIYDVAREASVSMATVSRVVNGNPNVKPSTRKKVLETIERLGYRPNAVARGLASKKTTTVGVIIPDISNIFYAELARGIEDIATMYKYNIILSNSDQNQDKELHLLNNMLGKQVDGIIFMSGNVTEEHVEELKKSPVPVVLAASIESTNQIPSVTIDYEQAAFDAVQSLIDSGHKNIAFVSGTLEEPINHAKKVKGYKRALTESGLPVRDSYIVEGDYTYDSGIEAVEKLLEEDEKPTAIFVGTDEMALGVIHGAQDRRLNVPNDLEVIGFDNTRLSTMVRPQLTSVVQPMYDIGAVAMRLLTKYMNKETVDSSIVQLPHRIEFRQSTK
- a CDS encoding bifunctional 3-deoxy-7-phosphoheptulonate synthase/chorismate mutase; its protein translation is MTNSDLQHLRSQIDEVNMKLLKLINERGELVQEIGKLKGMQSTKRFDPVRERAMLDAILSKNEGPFQTSTLQHIFKEIFKAHLELQEDDHRKALLVSRKKKPENTIVTVKGETIGDGLQRFVAGPCSVESYEQVAAVAKAVKQQGVRMLRGGAYKPRTSPYDFQGLGLEGLQILKRVADEYDLAVISEIVDPADIETAVEYVDVIQIGARNMQNFELLKEAGAVKKPVLLKRGLAATIDEFINAAEYIVSKGNDQLILCERGIRTYERATRNTLDISAVPILKQETHLPVLVDVTHSTGRRDLLVPTAKAALAIGADGIMAEVHPDPAVALSDSAQQMDIPQFTEFMKQLKPICNLNL
- the ytxJ gene encoding bacillithiol system redox-active protein YtxJ → MKKISTVEEFEQVIKENHRFLFLKHSTTCPISAAGHEAFSAFASSHEDIPSYYLHVQDSRDVSNYIAETYEVKHESPQALLFEDGKVKWHASHWNINEEELAKNVAH
- a CDS encoding YtxH domain-containing protein, producing MSNKPNKPNNTSNKGFLVGTVIGGVVGAATALLLAPKSGKEFRSDLNEQAAYVRLKTEQAKNSAVEKGQGFAQTAKEKTAGLSQTLSEQSSQVVDKVKNFRKVDPEHEALPPTSLEVLADEVESQSNEDVQQKLTEAQKALDEVESTVPRP